The following coding sequences are from one Musa acuminata AAA Group cultivar baxijiao chromosome BXJ2-4, Cavendish_Baxijiao_AAA, whole genome shotgun sequence window:
- the LOC135609553 gene encoding SKP1-like protein 1 encodes MKTITLKSSDGEVFEVDEAVAMESQTIKHMIEDDCAENGIPLPNVTSKILAKVIEYCKKHVDASAAASSKSPDDASKLADDELKSWDAEFVKVDQATLFDLILAANYLNIKGLLDLTCQTVADMIKGKTPEEIRKTFNIKNDFTPEEEEEVRRENQWAFE; translated from the exons ATGAAGACGATCACGCTCAAGAGCTCGGACGGTGAGGTGTTCGAGGTCGACGAGGCGGTAGCCATGGAGTCGCAGACCATCAAGCACATGATCGAGGATGACTGCGCCGAGAACGGCATCCCGCTTCCCAACGTTACCTCCAAGATCCTCGCCAAGGTGATCGAGTACTGCAAGAAGCACGTCGATgcttccgccgccgcctcctccaagTCCCCCGACGACGCCTCCAAGCTCGCCGACGACGAGCTCAAGTCCTGGGACGCCGAGTTTGTGAAGGTCGATCAGGCCACCCTCTTCGATCTCATCCTG GCTGCAAATTATCTAAACATAAAGGGCCTGCTGGATTTGACTTGCCAGACTGTGGCCGACATGATCAAGGGCAAGACCCCAGAGGAGATCCGCAAAACCTTCAACATCAAGAACGACTTCACGcctgaggaagaggaagaggttcGGAGGGAGAATCAATGGGCTTTCGAGTGA